The Spirosoma radiotolerans genome has a window encoding:
- a CDS encoding TonB-dependent receptor domain-containing protein, whose product MKKYIVFVLGLNLLASHVVRAQFMIQLPGGKAPDSVSRIGTEGVRMDSLVENNALSLAATPRIAFFLPDSALATGTAVLIFPKIGLTTRSVDQESRSLAARLNARGITVFVLPYRRAQDSLLTARGQEPAWSPQDSLNALTMALADGKQALGYLRQHAAELGIRPDQVGVLGVSTGGTLALQLVYNTTKTNRPNFVSLLQAEVGTMAAESVPADAPDLFIAAMSGATSENARRVAIQTAALYQQWLQAGRSAEFHGYALNSQSSGISLSYTETDAWLDQWTDWLNRQGYWQKRMVAQSHQPIPTGPAAVSRTAPSPKTTVTVSAPAASQHPAPPIRPTEGTTDNKPSGASTGRNGLLSVSGTVRDSVTGRGLPGATVLIDYEKIGKGTHTNEEGQFFISLPSGKHIVVIRSVGYLPYRTTLYLRENTTLNVRIPSIASQLEEVVVTSKGYDRNVRQPLLGVSQINISTLKKMPAALGEVDILRGLQMLPGVSSVGEAANGLNIRGGTTDQNLILMDDTPIFNPTHMFGLFSVFPADAVSGLDLYKGNVPARYGGRAASVLDISLRNPSLTQLRMSGGISLVANRLTVETPIIAGKVALLVSGRGAFNDFLLRAVSPRFDNIRAKFGDGTAKLFWRVNDRNTVTAMGYYSQDLFQTDLVGSLANVNAVNTQYAQQTANGMVRWFHAISNRVNVQTTALVAQYIPRILSTEDTTNNQVVLKQSLLQRQLKSNLNYQLENQKLEVGVSATHYRLNPGELIPGNSKAVNYQQTPIENALELGIHAEDEISLSDQLAVSAGLRYSHFLTLGPSVVRQYATREVAGVTQVIDSTVYGAGQVSKSYGGFEPRLGLRYALTPTSSIKLGYNLMRQYLQVITNTTTPLPTARWKTADAHIQPQVSQLWSAGYFRNSKNTIFELSTEVYWRSTQHILDYKPGADFLLQPYPETQLLTGRSKAYGVEVMIAKKKGELTGWINYTYSRTLNQVNAGVDFQQQINGGNWYRANYDRPHSLNMSLTFNQTKHHSFSFNFAYSSGRPYTSPEGFIRYQRRTYPYYDERNQNRLPDYHRLDFAWNIYNPSRKNRRWQGHWTFTVYNLYGRKNVYSIFYRTDGQATKPYQLSIFGAPIPSLTYNFEFK is encoded by the coding sequence GTGAAGAAATATATTGTATTCGTGCTAGGGTTAAATCTGCTTGCCAGCCACGTCGTCCGGGCACAATTCATGATTCAACTGCCTGGTGGTAAAGCACCTGACTCCGTTAGTCGTATCGGAACCGAAGGTGTACGAATGGATAGCCTGGTGGAAAATAATGCGTTGTCTTTGGCCGCTACACCCAGAATAGCGTTTTTTTTGCCAGACTCAGCGCTGGCAACGGGTACTGCCGTTCTTATTTTTCCGAAGATTGGTTTGACCACTCGGTCCGTGGACCAGGAAAGTAGGTCTCTGGCCGCTCGACTAAACGCAAGAGGCATAACGGTTTTTGTGTTGCCATACCGACGGGCTCAAGATTCCTTGTTGACCGCCAGGGGGCAGGAGCCAGCGTGGAGCCCACAAGATTCACTGAATGCACTCACTATGGCCCTCGCTGATGGCAAACAAGCTCTGGGCTACCTACGTCAACACGCAGCCGAACTTGGCATCAGACCCGATCAGGTTGGCGTACTGGGCGTATCGACGGGCGGGACGCTGGCATTACAGCTGGTTTATAACACGACTAAAACAAACCGCCCTAACTTTGTGAGCCTTCTTCAGGCTGAGGTGGGTACCATGGCCGCCGAGTCGGTTCCGGCTGATGCGCCAGACCTGTTTATTGCCGCCATGTCGGGGGCAACAAGTGAAAATGCCCGCCGGGTGGCTATCCAGACTGCTGCGTTGTACCAGCAATGGCTACAGGCTGGCCGGTCGGCGGAGTTTCATGGTTATGCCCTGAACAGCCAATCCAGTGGTATTTCTCTGTCCTATACAGAAACTGATGCCTGGCTGGACCAATGGACAGACTGGCTAAACAGACAAGGTTATTGGCAAAAGCGGATGGTGGCTCAATCCCATCAGCCTATCCCCACTGGGCCAGCCGCCGTTTCACGTACGGCTCCTTCCCCAAAAACGACGGTGACCGTAAGCGCCCCGGCCGCAAGTCAACATCCAGCCCCACCAATCCGGCCTACCGAAGGGACAACGGATAATAAACCTTCTGGAGCGTCGACCGGCCGCAACGGGCTACTATCGGTTAGCGGCACCGTCCGCGATTCGGTAACGGGTCGAGGGTTGCCTGGTGCCACCGTTCTGATCGATTATGAAAAAATTGGCAAAGGTACCCATACCAATGAAGAGGGGCAGTTTTTTATCAGCCTACCTTCGGGGAAGCATATCGTCGTCATTCGAAGCGTGGGCTACCTGCCTTACCGAACCACCCTTTACCTGCGCGAAAATACGACATTGAACGTCCGTATCCCGTCCATAGCGAGTCAACTGGAAGAGGTGGTCGTGACCAGTAAGGGGTACGATCGAAACGTTCGTCAGCCCCTGTTGGGGGTTAGTCAGATTAATATTTCGACACTTAAAAAAATGCCCGCAGCCCTGGGTGAGGTTGACATACTGCGCGGTTTGCAGATGCTGCCCGGGGTGAGCAGCGTGGGCGAAGCGGCTAATGGCCTCAACATTCGGGGGGGGACAACGGATCAAAACCTGATTCTAATGGATGACACCCCCATTTTTAACCCTACCCACATGTTCGGGCTATTTTCGGTCTTTCCGGCTGATGCCGTTAGCGGGCTGGATCTGTATAAGGGCAATGTTCCTGCCCGCTATGGCGGCCGGGCCGCGTCGGTTCTCGATATCAGCCTGCGTAACCCCAGTCTTACCCAACTGCGTATGAGCGGAGGGATTAGTTTAGTCGCTAATCGATTAACCGTAGAGACACCCATCATTGCCGGAAAGGTAGCCCTGCTGGTCTCGGGCCGGGGGGCGTTCAATGACTTTCTGTTACGGGCGGTTTCCCCTCGCTTTGACAACATTCGGGCCAAGTTCGGTGATGGAACGGCCAAGTTGTTCTGGCGCGTGAATGATCGCAATACCGTGACTGCCATGGGTTATTATAGCCAGGATCTGTTTCAGACTGATTTGGTGGGTAGTCTGGCCAACGTCAATGCGGTGAATACGCAATACGCCCAGCAAACGGCCAATGGCATGGTGCGCTGGTTTCACGCCATTAGCAACCGGGTGAATGTACAGACAACGGCCCTGGTCGCTCAGTATATTCCCCGCATCCTGTCTACTGAAGACACGACCAACAATCAAGTGGTCTTGAAACAATCGCTGCTCCAGCGTCAGCTCAAGTCGAACCTCAATTACCAGTTAGAAAACCAGAAGCTTGAGGTTGGCGTTAGCGCCACGCATTACCGACTGAACCCCGGCGAGTTGATTCCGGGCAACAGTAAGGCGGTCAACTACCAGCAGACACCGATAGAAAACGCGCTGGAGCTGGGTATTCATGCCGAAGATGAGATCAGTTTGTCTGATCAACTGGCCGTATCCGCTGGACTGCGTTACTCGCATTTTTTGACGCTGGGTCCTTCGGTGGTTCGCCAGTATGCTACCCGCGAAGTGGCCGGTGTTACTCAGGTGATAGACTCTACCGTGTATGGAGCGGGACAGGTAAGTAAATCCTACGGTGGTTTCGAACCTCGATTGGGTCTACGCTACGCACTGACGCCTACTTCGTCAATCAAACTTGGGTATAACCTGATGCGACAGTATTTGCAGGTAATCACCAATACGACTACACCTCTGCCCACGGCCCGCTGGAAAACAGCGGACGCACACATTCAGCCTCAGGTAAGTCAGTTATGGTCGGCGGGATATTTTAGAAATTCGAAGAATACCATTTTCGAACTCTCGACGGAGGTCTACTGGCGAAGTACGCAGCATATCCTGGACTATAAGCCGGGGGCTGATTTTCTGTTGCAGCCCTACCCCGAAACCCAGTTGTTGACTGGACGTAGCAAAGCGTACGGGGTGGAAGTGATGATCGCCAAGAAAAAAGGTGAATTGACGGGCTGGATCAATTACACCTATTCCCGTACCCTGAATCAGGTCAATGCGGGCGTCGACTTTCAGCAGCAGATCAACGGGGGCAACTGGTACCGGGCCAATTATGATCGGCCCCACAGCCTAAATATGAGTCTAACCTTTAACCAGACTAAACACCATAGTTTCTCTTTTAATTTTGCCTATAGTTCGGGCCGTCCCTACACCAGCCCGGAAGGCTTCATTCGCTATCAACGCCGAACGTATCCTTATTACGACGAGCGGAATCAAAACCGGTTACCCGATTATCACCGGCTGGATTTTGCCTGGAATATCTACAATCCGAGCAGGAAGAATCGACGTTGGCAGGGACACTGGACCTTCACGGTTTACAATCTGTATGGACGGAAGAATGTGTATTCAATTTTTTATCGAACGGATGGCCAGGCCACTAAGCCCTACCAACTAAGCATTTTCGGGGCGCCTATCCCGAGTCTGACCTACAACTTCGAGTTTAAGTAA
- a CDS encoding CusA/CzcA family heavy metal efflux RND transporter, translating into MLNAIIRFSIRNKLIIGLFSLALVGWGGWSVTQLPIDAVPDITNNQVQVITSSPSLAAEDIERLVTFPIEVSLSNIPDITELRSFSRFGLSIVTVVFTDATDVYWARQQIAERLQNVAGQIPPGVGTPVMAPVTTGLGEIFQYTVTPKKGYESKYSLTDLRTIQDWTIRRGLLGTPGVADVSGFGGLLKQYEIAVDPDRLRSMGITITDIFTALQQNNQNTGGAYIDKKPNAYFIRSEGLITSPGDIGDIVIRLSAQALPVRVRDVATVQLGSAVRYGAVTRNGVGETVGAVVMMIKGENSSAVIKRVKTKIAEIQKTLPEGIQIVPFLDRTKMVNSAIGTVERNLLEGATIVIFVLVLLLGNFRAGFVVASVIPLALLFAIAMMNLFGVSGNLMSLGAIDFGLIVDGAVIIVEATLHHITLRNKDKTLTQDEMDEEVFLSAARIRSSAAFGEIIILIVYLPILALSGIEGKMFRPMALTVAFAILGAFILSLTYVPMISALLLNKQIVHKETFSDKIMNRIYRFYEPVLLHALKHRLLILLSAVSLLAVTIFLFSRMGGEFIPQLDEGDFAVDTRTLTGSSLSETVDATLKAERVLLKQFPEVEQVVAKIGSGEIPTDPMPIEASDQMVILKPKSEWTSAKTRDELAAKMAEALSVIPGVTFGFQQPVQMRFNELMTGARQDVALKIYGEDLQELTRLANSVGRIIRTIDGAQDLYIEQVGGLSQILIKLDRAQIAKFGLNVSDVNRVINTAFAGQSAGLVFEGEKRFDLVVRLAADKRQSLDDIRNTYIATSGGQIPLSQVATVTMEQAPNQIQRDNTHRRITLGFNVRGRDVESIVTELQQKVGRQIKYPPGYYITYGGQFQNLVDAKKRLTIAVPIALGLIFALLFFTFGSVRQSLLIFMAIPMAAIGGVFALLLRDMPFSISAGVGFIALFGVSVLNGIVLIAEFNRLRHEEGLTDMTEIIRQGAEVRLRPVIMTALVASFGFIPMAISNSAGAEVQKPLATVVIGGLLTATLLTLIVLPILYSLVEKNVLEKEAKAATKKSATVATIVLLMLLSTGAWAQTVQMQTITLEQALQQAGSRNTQLQIAGLGVNQQQALRRTAYDAGRLSATLMLGQYNSRRFDNNLTVTQTIPNPTLMHRLADLNDQTVASRQAGVLVTRNDVQYQVKSAYYELTYLYQKSRLFRQQDTLLNEFVQAANLRFRTGETGSLEKATAESQRADQQVRLAQNEANRVEARTRLQTLLYSTSAVDIVDQPLAKLTLQLSADTANLKQNPLLRQLTQQIRVAQQSRLVEQARLKPDFLVGLFTQTLVGSQLIDGQELYFGPGYRFQGGQVGISLPLLGQAQKARINAARIGEQIAQTELQQQQFALSQQMTQAVQQYQQYRDALTYYEQNGLNQAGLIQNNARRAFSSGDIGYVEFSLALQQALTIRSNYLDLLNQYNQSVLYINYLLGNP; encoded by the coding sequence ATGCTAAATGCAATTATTCGGTTTTCCATCCGCAATAAGCTGATTATAGGCCTGTTTTCCCTTGCTTTGGTGGGTTGGGGCGGCTGGTCGGTTACCCAATTGCCGATTGACGCCGTTCCGGATATTACCAACAACCAGGTGCAGGTAATTACGAGTAGCCCTTCACTGGCGGCCGAAGACATCGAACGCCTGGTAACTTTTCCCATCGAGGTCAGTTTGTCCAACATTCCCGACATTACTGAACTGCGCTCGTTTTCACGCTTTGGCTTGTCCATCGTGACGGTGGTTTTTACCGATGCGACCGATGTATACTGGGCCCGACAACAGATTGCTGAGCGGCTTCAGAACGTAGCGGGCCAGATACCCCCTGGCGTAGGTACACCCGTGATGGCGCCTGTGACAACGGGGTTAGGTGAAATTTTTCAATACACCGTTACACCCAAAAAGGGATACGAATCCAAATATTCCCTGACCGACCTGCGCACCATTCAGGACTGGACGATTCGGCGGGGGCTGTTGGGAACACCCGGTGTGGCCGATGTGAGTGGGTTTGGGGGCCTGTTGAAGCAGTACGAAATTGCCGTAGACCCCGACCGGCTCCGGAGTATGGGCATCACCATTACCGATATTTTTACCGCCTTGCAGCAGAACAACCAAAACACGGGCGGTGCCTACATCGATAAAAAACCGAACGCTTACTTCATCCGATCCGAGGGTCTGATCACCTCGCCAGGTGATATTGGTGACATCGTTATCCGGCTTAGTGCCCAGGCCTTACCGGTGCGCGTTCGGGATGTGGCTACGGTGCAGCTTGGCTCGGCGGTTCGGTACGGCGCCGTTACACGCAACGGCGTCGGCGAAACGGTGGGGGCGGTGGTGATGATGATCAAGGGCGAAAATTCATCGGCGGTTATCAAACGGGTGAAAACAAAGATTGCTGAAATCCAGAAAACACTACCCGAAGGCATTCAGATTGTGCCCTTTCTGGATCGGACAAAAATGGTGAACAGCGCCATTGGCACTGTTGAGCGCAACCTGCTGGAAGGGGCTACCATCGTGATTTTTGTACTGGTGCTTCTGCTGGGTAATTTCCGGGCCGGTTTTGTTGTAGCCTCCGTCATTCCGCTGGCGTTGCTGTTCGCCATTGCCATGATGAATTTGTTTGGGGTGTCGGGCAACCTGATGAGCCTGGGCGCCATTGACTTTGGGCTGATTGTCGATGGGGCCGTTATCATTGTGGAAGCCACGCTTCACCACATTACGCTCCGCAATAAAGACAAAACCCTGACGCAGGACGAAATGGACGAAGAGGTGTTCCTGTCGGCGGCCCGGATTCGTTCGTCGGCGGCCTTCGGCGAAATTATCATTCTGATTGTCTACCTGCCCATTCTGGCGCTGTCGGGCATCGAGGGCAAAATGTTCCGGCCTATGGCCCTCACGGTTGCCTTCGCTATTCTGGGGGCGTTTATTTTATCGCTGACGTACGTGCCGATGATTTCGGCGCTGCTGCTGAATAAACAGATCGTTCATAAAGAGACGTTCTCGGATAAGATCATGAACCGGATTTATCGGTTCTATGAACCTGTGCTCCTTCACGCCTTGAAACATCGGCTGCTTATACTACTTTCTGCAGTATCCTTGTTGGCGGTCACTATTTTCTTATTTAGCCGAATGGGCGGTGAATTTATCCCGCAACTGGACGAGGGTGATTTTGCCGTCGACACGCGTACGCTCACGGGCAGCTCACTTTCCGAGACCGTGGATGCGACCCTGAAAGCCGAGCGGGTTTTGCTTAAACAATTCCCGGAGGTTGAGCAGGTGGTCGCCAAAATTGGTTCCGGCGAGATTCCTACAGATCCGATGCCTATTGAAGCGTCCGACCAAATGGTTATCCTGAAGCCGAAAAGTGAATGGACATCGGCGAAAACCCGCGATGAACTGGCGGCCAAAATGGCCGAAGCTCTCTCGGTTATTCCGGGCGTTACGTTTGGCTTTCAGCAGCCGGTTCAGATGCGATTCAATGAGCTAATGACGGGTGCCCGGCAGGATGTAGCCCTCAAAATTTATGGTGAAGACCTCCAGGAACTAACCCGGCTGGCCAATAGTGTGGGCCGGATCATCCGCACGATCGACGGAGCGCAGGATTTGTATATTGAACAAGTAGGTGGGTTGTCCCAGATTCTGATTAAACTCGACCGGGCACAAATTGCCAAGTTTGGCCTTAACGTGTCGGATGTGAACCGGGTAATCAATACCGCTTTTGCCGGTCAGTCGGCCGGTCTTGTCTTCGAAGGAGAAAAGCGGTTCGATCTGGTTGTGCGGTTGGCGGCAGACAAGCGGCAGAGCCTGGACGATATTCGTAATACCTACATCGCCACATCAGGCGGTCAGATTCCGCTCAGCCAGGTGGCTACGGTCACCATGGAGCAGGCCCCCAACCAGATTCAGCGCGACAACACCCACCGACGAATTACCCTGGGTTTCAATGTGCGGGGGCGCGATGTGGAAAGCATCGTGACTGAACTTCAGCAAAAAGTTGGTCGGCAGATCAAATACCCGCCGGGCTACTACATCACTTACGGGGGGCAGTTTCAAAACCTTGTCGATGCTAAAAAGCGGTTGACCATTGCCGTTCCCATTGCGCTGGGGCTCATTTTCGCCTTGCTGTTTTTTACGTTCGGCTCCGTTCGCCAAAGCCTGCTCATCTTTATGGCCATTCCCATGGCCGCCATTGGTGGCGTATTCGCCCTGCTGTTACGGGATATGCCATTCAGTATTTCGGCGGGGGTTGGCTTTATCGCCTTGTTCGGCGTGTCGGTGCTAAATGGGATTGTGCTGATTGCCGAGTTTAACCGACTCCGACATGAAGAAGGCCTGACCGATATGACCGAAATTATCCGGCAAGGGGCCGAGGTTCGTTTACGCCCGGTCATCATGACGGCGTTGGTGGCTTCATTTGGCTTCATTCCGATGGCCATTTCCAATTCGGCAGGGGCGGAGGTACAAAAACCGCTGGCCACCGTTGTGATTGGCGGATTGCTTACGGCTACCTTGCTCACACTCATTGTGTTGCCTATACTGTATTCGCTGGTGGAAAAGAATGTGCTGGAAAAAGAAGCGAAAGCGGCTACGAAAAAGTCGGCTACCGTGGCAACCATTGTCCTACTGATGCTCTTGTCGACGGGTGCCTGGGCGCAAACGGTACAAATGCAAACGATCACGCTGGAGCAGGCATTGCAGCAGGCGGGTAGCCGGAATACGCAGCTACAGATCGCGGGTCTGGGCGTGAATCAGCAGCAGGCCCTGCGCCGAACGGCCTACGATGCCGGCCGGTTGTCGGCGACGCTTATGCTGGGTCAGTACAATAGCCGCCGATTCGACAATAACCTGACGGTTACGCAAACGATTCCCAATCCAACGCTGATGCATCGGTTGGCCGACTTGAACGATCAGACCGTTGCCAGTCGGCAAGCGGGCGTGCTTGTTACCCGCAACGATGTTCAGTACCAGGTCAAATCGGCCTATTATGAGTTGACTTACTTGTATCAGAAAAGTCGCTTGTTCCGGCAACAGGACACTTTGCTCAATGAATTTGTGCAGGCAGCCAACCTCCGGTTCCGTACGGGCGAAACGGGGAGTCTGGAGAAAGCCACCGCTGAAAGCCAACGGGCCGATCAGCAGGTTCGGCTGGCACAGAATGAAGCCAATCGGGTAGAGGCTCGTACGCGGTTGCAGACGTTGCTGTATAGCACCTCCGCTGTTGACATCGTGGACCAACCATTGGCCAAACTAACACTTCAACTGTCGGCAGACACCGCTAACCTGAAGCAAAACCCATTGCTCCGGCAGTTGACTCAGCAAATCAGGGTGGCTCAGCAAAGCCGGTTGGTGGAACAGGCCCGGCTAAAGCCTGACTTTCTGGTGGGGCTATTTACGCAAACACTCGTTGGGAGCCAATTGATTGATGGACAGGAGCTCTACTTTGGTCCGGGCTATCGGTTTCAGGGTGGGCAGGTCGGTATTTCACTACCCTTGCTTGGCCAGGCTCAGAAAGCACGCATCAACGCAGCCCGAATTGGCGAGCAAATCGCCCAGACCGAGTTGCAGCAACAGCAGTTTGCCCTGAGCCAGCAAATGACGCAGGCAGTGCAGCAATACCAACAGTACCGCGATGCACTAACCTATTATGAACAGAACGGACTCAATCAGGCCGGATTGATTCAGAACAATGCCCGCCGGGCGTTTAGCAGTGGCGATATTGGCTATGTCGAGTTTTCGCTGGCGCTCCAGCAGGCGCTCACGATCCGATCAAACTACCTCGATCTGCTGAATCAGTACAACCAATCGGTTCTTTACATCAATTATTTACTGGGTAACCCGTAA
- a CDS encoding response regulator — translation MNTTAYWVALLDEDEDDFVFWQHGFRTWATEGELKWYSSAERFLSEATASPTKPSAIVLDGVVPKGEEAAWLKTFLSHICCANTPVFMLVGQSNEEDRQRYLDQGATDYLIKPTSSEELEKIVKLLVPNRGNISL, via the coding sequence ATGAATACGACAGCTTATTGGGTAGCCCTCCTAGATGAGGATGAGGACGACTTTGTGTTCTGGCAACATGGCTTTCGAACCTGGGCTACCGAAGGCGAATTAAAGTGGTATTCCTCTGCCGAACGCTTTCTGAGCGAAGCGACAGCCTCGCCAACCAAACCGTCGGCCATTGTGCTCGATGGTGTTGTCCCAAAAGGAGAAGAAGCCGCCTGGCTAAAAACTTTCCTGAGCCATATTTGCTGCGCGAATACGCCCGTTTTTATGCTCGTCGGCCAGTCAAATGAAGAAGACCGGCAACGTTATCTGGATCAGGGCGCCACTGATTACCTGATCAAGCCGACCTCTTCTGAAGAGTTAGAGAAAATAGTTAAATTATTAGTTCCCAATCGCGGCAACATTTCCCTCTAG
- a CDS encoding response regulator, with translation MKDLPTHSVFIADDDEDDRLLLRYAFAQYSPECHLLFAEDGLALLDALSEADTEPCLIILDLNMPRINGLEALQLLRHSPLYANKPIVILTTSNDAIDRQQAFALGANEFLTKPLTMDLLGQMVLDLRETWRLDQCI, from the coding sequence ATGAAAGATTTACCGACTCATAGTGTATTTATTGCGGACGATGATGAGGATGACCGGCTGCTGCTGCGATACGCCTTTGCTCAGTATAGCCCTGAATGCCATTTGCTATTTGCCGAAGACGGGTTAGCCTTACTCGATGCGCTGTCAGAGGCTGATACAGAACCCTGCCTGATTATACTTGATTTGAATATGCCGCGTATCAACGGTCTGGAGGCATTGCAATTGCTGCGCCACAGCCCACTGTATGCGAACAAACCCATTGTGATTCTCACCACCTCCAACGACGCCATTGATCGTCAGCAAGCGTTTGCCTTAGGGGCAAATGAGTTTTTGACCAAGCCACTCACTATGGACCTGCTGGGCCAGATGGTTCTGGATCTTCGCGAAACATGGCGGCTGGATCAATGCATATAA
- a CDS encoding DedA family protein yields MDFQELMLTYGYPMLFLGVLLESEAFLLVGVYLAHRGYFSLPVVIGLAAFSSFCITQLCFWLGHRYGSTFISTRPRWQIRYQRIERLMNRFGTGLVIGFRALYGLRGAIPAALGLASFSSARFMVYNALGAVVWATTVSLLGNHLAQGLSQLYERLQPSQTMVIYGLAGLVGLGLVYHIARRSRLKKQLIIKPVDEYTSGQVNQPVMGLEIYPKNDLASKL; encoded by the coding sequence ATGGATTTTCAAGAACTCATGCTCACTTACGGCTATCCCATGCTGTTTCTCGGCGTGCTGTTGGAAAGTGAAGCCTTTTTATTAGTCGGGGTGTATTTGGCCCACCGAGGCTACTTTTCCCTGCCAGTCGTCATTGGACTAGCCGCGTTTTCGTCGTTTTGTATCACGCAGCTCTGTTTTTGGCTGGGCCATCGCTACGGCAGCACGTTTATCAGTACACGGCCTCGTTGGCAGATTCGCTACCAGCGAATTGAGCGATTGATGAATCGCTTTGGCACGGGACTCGTGATAGGCTTTCGGGCGCTTTATGGCTTACGGGGCGCGATACCAGCCGCCTTAGGACTGGCCAGCTTCTCTTCAGCCCGCTTTATGGTTTACAACGCATTGGGGGCGGTGGTCTGGGCGACAACGGTGTCTCTATTAGGCAATCACTTAGCCCAGGGACTCAGCCAGCTCTATGAACGCCTTCAGCCTTCCCAAACGATGGTGATTTATGGGCTGGCAGGCTTAGTCGGATTAGGGCTTGTTTACCATATAGCCAGGCGATCTCGCTTAAAAAAGCAGCTGATTATCAAGCCAGTGGATGAGTATACATCCGGTCAGGTTAATCAGCCAGTCATGGGCCTGGAGATATATCCCAAGAACGACTTAGCCAGCAAGCTTTAA
- a CDS encoding DUF4249 domain-containing protein: MARFYLNMRSLAVKVVICLSMGFSLFTCVDPVDLPVNSSLDVLIVDCTLTDKAETQVVRLNRSKADGLTGRFGYVPITGANVQILVDSLDVVTAQETTDGRYQLPADFKGQTGHVYQLKFTLSDGTRYESTPEQLQPVAPISQVRAQFNPTSLSGNERLNNVYSAAHDLYVDFTDPANQTNYYRWEWIDWERQEWCRSCNKGLYQIRNDQGNLLEDCVNNTLNASFPNYDYNCRTACWEIIYSTNLVLFSDQFSNGNAVKGLLIGRLPLYSKEHSLVEIRQSSLTKNAYDYLKRLNDQTQATGGVAGGQPALLVGNVQNIAQRNESVVGYFTVSSVASFPYWLTRDDATGSAPGLFQALNGHDPINEPPFGNRPPTAVCVASDSRTPYKPAGWRD; encoded by the coding sequence ATGGCTCGTTTTTATCTGAATATGCGCTCATTGGCGGTTAAGGTGGTGATTTGTTTGAGCATGGGCTTCAGTCTGTTTACCTGTGTGGATCCGGTTGACTTACCAGTCAATAGTTCACTGGACGTTTTGATTGTTGATTGCACCCTTACTGATAAGGCAGAGACCCAAGTAGTTCGGCTTAATCGCTCCAAAGCGGATGGGCTTACCGGTCGATTCGGTTATGTGCCCATTACTGGGGCCAACGTCCAGATTCTCGTTGATTCTTTGGATGTCGTGACCGCCCAGGAAACAACCGATGGTCGCTATCAACTGCCCGCTGACTTCAAGGGGCAGACCGGCCATGTTTACCAACTTAAGTTCACCTTATCGGATGGCACCCGGTACGAATCAACACCGGAGCAACTACAGCCCGTGGCGCCCATCAGCCAGGTTCGCGCTCAATTTAATCCCACGAGTTTAAGCGGAAATGAACGATTAAATAATGTCTATTCGGCCGCTCATGATTTATACGTGGACTTTACAGACCCCGCGAATCAAACCAATTATTATCGCTGGGAATGGATTGATTGGGAGCGTCAGGAATGGTGTCGCAGTTGCAACAAGGGACTCTACCAGATCAGGAATGATCAAGGCAATCTGCTGGAAGATTGTGTAAACAATACGTTAAATGCCTCTTTCCCTAATTACGACTATAATTGTCGAACGGCCTGTTGGGAAATTATCTACAGTACTAATCTGGTTTTATTTAGTGACCAGTTTAGCAACGGAAATGCGGTCAAGGGGCTGCTCATTGGCCGTCTACCGCTGTACTCAAAAGAGCACAGCCTGGTTGAAATTAGACAAAGCTCCTTAACCAAAAATGCGTATGACTACCTTAAACGCCTGAATGACCAGACTCAGGCGACGGGTGGTGTGGCCGGTGGTCAGCCGGCTCTATTGGTGGGCAACGTACAGAATATAGCCCAACGAAATGAATCCGTGGTCGGTTATTTCACCGTATCCAGCGTTGCTTCCTTTCCGTACTGGTTAACCCGAGATGATGCGACAGGTTCGGCTCCAGGACTGTTTCAAGCCCTAAACGGTCATGACCCCATCAACGAACCACCATTTGGTAACCGTCCTCCCACAGCCGTATGCGTGGCTAGCGATAGCCGCACGCCCTATAAGCCTGCTGGCTGGCGTGACTGA